Proteins encoded within one genomic window of Triticum aestivum cultivar Chinese Spring chromosome 2D, IWGSC CS RefSeq v2.1, whole genome shotgun sequence:
- the LOC123054627 gene encoding peroxidase 64, translating into MRCTHRFGSLIVRLGHHHAAAIGYILLASSPSLPDTCSSSSWSDKPAHLMAPQPHPDRCRTWPRAPLGTVLLALAIVSLGGGGGDALSLDHYRQSCPRAEAAVTAAVRQAVAKDRTVPAGLLRLHFHDCFVRGCDASVLIDSTAGNTAEKDGPPNASLHAFFVIDNAKQAVEAMCPGVVSCADILALAARDAVALSGGPSWSPLLGRGDGRVSLASDTTSALPGPGASFDQLRQAFHALGMSVKDLVVLSGGHTLGFAHCSSFQGRIHGFRPGADVDPALNPSFAAALRRACPANNTARGAGSGMDPTSAAFDNAYYRMLQSGRGLLSSDEVLLTHPKTRRFVALYAARQDAFFRAFVSSMLRMSALNQPGEVRANCRRHN; encoded by the coding sequence ATGCGTTGCACTCACAGATTTGGTTCATTGATTGTTCGATTAGGCCACCACCATGCGGCGGCGATCGGATATATCCTCCTAGCTAGCTCACCCTCTCTGCCAGacacatgcagcagcagcagctggtcAGACAAGCCAGCACACTTAATGGCGCCGCAGCCGCATCCTGATCGCTGCCGCACCTGGCCACGGGCGCCGCTCGGCACAGTACTTCTAGCACTAGCTATAGTGagcctgggcggcggcggcggcgatgccctGAGCCTGGACCACTACCGGCAGAGCTGcccgagggcggaggcggccgtgaCGGCGGCGGTCCGGCAGGCCGTGGCCAAGGACCGCACCGTGCCGGCCGGCCTGCTCCGCCTGCAtttccacgactgcttcgtcagGGGCTGCGACGCCTCCGTCCTCATCGACTCCACGGCCGGCAACACGGCGGAGAAGGACGGCCCGCCCAACGCCTCGCTGCACGCCTTCTTCGTCATCGACAACGCCAAGCAGGCCGTGGAGGCCATGTGCCCGGgcgtcgtctcctgcgccgacatcctCGCGCTCGCCGCCAGGGACGCCGTCGCGCTCTCCGGCGGCCCGTCCTGGTCGCCGCTGCTGGGGCGCGGGGACGGGCGGGTGTCGCTGGCCAGCGACACCACCTCGGCGCTGCCGGGCCCCGGGGCCAGCTTCGACCAGCTCAGGCAGGCGTTCCACGCGCTGGGGATGTCGGTCAAGGACCTGGTGGTGCTCTCCGGCGGCCACACGCTGGGGTTCGCGCACTGCTCCTCCTTCCAGGGCCGCATCCACGGCTTCCGCCCCGGCGCCGACGTGGACCCGGCGCTGAACCCGTCCTTCGCGGCCGCGCTGCGCAGGGCGTGCCCGGCCAACAACACGGCCAGGGGCGCCGGGTCGGGGATGGACCCCACGTCGGCGGCCTTCGACAACGCCTACTACCGGATGCTGCAGAGCGGGCGCGGGCTGCTGTCCTCCGACGAGGTGCTGCTGACGCACCCCAAGACGCGGCGGTTCGTGGCGCTGTACGCGGCGCGGCAGGACGCCTTCTTCAGGGCGTTCGTGAGCTCCATGCTGAGGATGAGCGCGCTCAACCAGCCCGGCGAGGTCCGAGCAAACTGCCGGCGACACAACTGA